The Amycolatopsis mongoliensis genome includes a window with the following:
- a CDS encoding Pls/PosA family non-ribosomal peptide synthetase: MTVTIEPAGSVPETDAEITAPLACVAEVTHAPSATPVADRALFWSGLGASERTLLDVLAATAERHPNAAAIDDGTTTLTYRRLLEEIEVYGRRLRGYGVGLGDRVGIRISSGTAELYVAILATLSVGAAYVPVDADDPDERAELVFEEAQVAAVATDGKITVHSTPGGRHGVPGPADDAWIIFTSGSTGKPKGVAVSHASAAAFVDAEAELFLTEEPIGPGDRVLAGLSVAFDASCEEMWLAWRHGACLVPAPRALVRTGVDLGPWLVAQRITVVSTVPTLAALWPADALEDVRLLIFGGEACPPELAERVAVEGREVWNTYGPTEATVVACAAQLTGEGPVRIGLPLAGWQLAVVDDDGRPVAMGETGELVIGGAGLARYLDAEKDAEKFAPLPSLGWQRAYRSGDMVRAEAEGLLFLGRLDEQVKLGGRRIELGEVDAALQALPGVQGAAAAIRRTKAGNQVLVGYVVPAAGVPFDLDESATRLREHLPAALVPLLAVVDDLPTRTSGKVDRNALPWPLSTVDATGLSPTETWLAEGWAEILGVSVDDPKADFFTHGGGSLTAAQVVARIRTRHPQVSVADIYSHPKLGALAAMLDALSGQATERREIAPTPRRAGVIQTLLMVPLMGLVGLRWATLAAALSNVLSLLGFAWAPTLNWAWVGLAWVALFSPAGRIAIAAGGARVLLSGVRPGTYPRGGSVHLRLWTAEKLAEFSGADSVAGASWMTTYAKALGARIGKDVDLHSPPPVTGFLKLGRGAAIEPEVDLTGHWVDGDVVHIGKVRVGAEARIGARSTLFPGVRIGKGAEIAAGSTVRGVVKAGQHFAGSPAAPVGKDGKDAKDALKWPSSRPPRSHFWAAVYGATSLALGFLPGVAALAGVAVLGYAIAGAPTLLAAFTQALIFVPVATVVYFAAYMLLVLAGVRALSIGMVEGYHPVHGRVAWQVWATERLMSMAREGLFPLYASLFTPVWLRLLGAKVGRNVEASTVLALPKMTKVDSGAFLADDTMVATYELGHGWLHVAPARIGKQAFLGNSGMTAPGRSVPKRGLVGVLSSTPLKAKKGSSYLGMPPLPVRRAIGDADTSRTYTPALHLKAARALVELCRIIPVMCAVALTVTVAFGLLGAASAFGFAVAALLAGPVLLAAGIVAALTATVMKWLLVGKFREVDHPLWSSFVWRNELADTFVEALAVPWLIGSIAGTPLLPAWLRTMGVKIGRGVWLETYWLPEADLVELGDGATINRGCVVQTHLFHDRIMSMSRVALGEGATLGPHGIVLPGAGIGARTTVGPGSLVTRGDEVPADTRWLGNPISAWTGK; this comes from the coding sequence ATGACCGTCACGATCGAACCCGCCGGATCGGTCCCGGAGACCGACGCGGAGATCACCGCGCCGCTCGCCTGCGTCGCCGAGGTGACGCACGCGCCCTCGGCCACGCCGGTCGCCGACCGGGCCCTGTTCTGGTCCGGTCTCGGCGCCAGCGAGCGCACCCTGCTCGACGTCCTCGCCGCCACGGCGGAGCGGCACCCCAACGCCGCCGCGATCGACGACGGCACCACCACCCTGACCTACCGCCGCCTGCTCGAGGAGATCGAGGTCTACGGTCGCCGCCTGCGCGGTTACGGCGTCGGCCTCGGCGACCGCGTCGGCATCCGGATCTCCTCCGGCACCGCCGAGCTGTACGTCGCGATCCTCGCCACCCTGTCCGTCGGCGCCGCCTACGTGCCGGTCGACGCGGACGACCCGGACGAGCGCGCCGAGCTGGTTTTCGAAGAGGCCCAGGTCGCGGCCGTCGCCACCGACGGCAAGATCACCGTCCACAGCACCCCGGGCGGCCGCCACGGCGTCCCCGGACCCGCCGACGACGCCTGGATCATCTTCACCTCCGGCTCCACCGGCAAGCCCAAGGGCGTCGCAGTGAGCCACGCGAGTGCCGCCGCGTTCGTCGACGCCGAAGCCGAGCTGTTCCTCACCGAGGAGCCGATCGGCCCGGGTGACCGGGTGCTGGCCGGCCTGAGCGTCGCCTTCGACGCCTCCTGCGAAGAGATGTGGCTGGCCTGGCGCCACGGCGCCTGCCTGGTCCCGGCGCCGCGCGCGCTGGTCCGCACCGGCGTCGACCTCGGCCCGTGGCTGGTCGCACAGCGCATCACCGTCGTCTCGACCGTGCCGACGCTGGCCGCGCTGTGGCCCGCCGACGCGCTCGAAGACGTCCGCCTGCTCATCTTCGGCGGCGAAGCGTGCCCGCCGGAGCTGGCCGAGCGCGTCGCCGTCGAAGGCCGCGAAGTCTGGAACACCTACGGCCCGACCGAGGCCACCGTCGTCGCCTGCGCCGCGCAGCTGACCGGCGAAGGCCCGGTCCGCATCGGCCTGCCGCTGGCGGGCTGGCAGCTGGCCGTGGTCGACGACGACGGGCGGCCGGTCGCCATGGGCGAGACCGGTGAGCTCGTCATCGGCGGCGCCGGCCTGGCCCGCTACCTCGACGCCGAGAAGGACGCCGAGAAGTTCGCGCCGCTGCCGTCGCTGGGCTGGCAGCGCGCCTACCGCTCCGGCGACATGGTCCGCGCCGAGGCCGAGGGCCTGCTGTTCCTCGGCCGCCTCGACGAGCAGGTCAAGCTCGGCGGCCGCCGCATCGAGCTGGGCGAGGTCGACGCCGCGCTGCAGGCCCTGCCGGGCGTGCAGGGCGCGGCCGCCGCGATCCGCCGCACCAAGGCCGGCAACCAGGTCCTCGTCGGCTACGTCGTGCCCGCCGCCGGTGTCCCGTTCGACCTCGACGAGTCCGCGACCCGGCTGCGCGAGCACCTGCCCGCCGCGCTGGTGCCGCTGCTGGCCGTCGTCGACGACCTGCCGACCCGCACCTCCGGCAAGGTCGACCGCAACGCCCTCCCGTGGCCGCTGTCCACAGTGGACGCCACCGGGCTGTCGCCGACCGAGACGTGGCTCGCCGAAGGCTGGGCCGAGATCCTCGGCGTGTCGGTCGACGACCCGAAGGCCGACTTCTTCACCCACGGCGGCGGCAGCCTGACCGCCGCGCAGGTGGTGGCCCGGATCCGCACCCGGCACCCGCAGGTGTCGGTCGCCGACATCTACTCCCACCCCAAGCTGGGCGCGCTGGCCGCGATGCTGGACGCGCTGTCCGGCCAGGCCACCGAGCGCCGCGAGATCGCGCCGACCCCGCGTCGCGCCGGGGTGATCCAGACGCTGCTGATGGTCCCTCTGATGGGCCTCGTCGGCCTGCGCTGGGCGACCCTCGCCGCCGCGCTGTCGAACGTGCTGTCCCTGCTCGGGTTCGCCTGGGCGCCGACGCTGAACTGGGCGTGGGTCGGCCTGGCCTGGGTCGCGCTGTTCAGCCCCGCGGGCCGGATCGCCATCGCCGCGGGCGGCGCGCGCGTGCTGCTGTCCGGCGTCCGCCCCGGCACCTACCCGCGCGGTGGCAGTGTCCACTTGCGACTGTGGACGGCCGAGAAGCTCGCGGAGTTCAGCGGCGCGGACAGCGTCGCCGGCGCGTCCTGGATGACCACCTACGCCAAGGCGCTCGGCGCGCGGATCGGCAAGGACGTCGACCTGCACTCGCCGCCGCCGGTCACCGGCTTCCTCAAGCTGGGCCGCGGCGCGGCGATCGAGCCCGAGGTCGACCTGACCGGCCACTGGGTCGACGGCGACGTCGTGCACATCGGCAAGGTCCGCGTCGGCGCGGAGGCCCGCATCGGCGCGCGCAGCACGCTGTTCCCCGGCGTCCGGATCGGCAAGGGCGCGGAGATCGCGGCCGGGTCGACCGTCCGCGGCGTGGTCAAGGCCGGTCAGCACTTCGCCGGTTCGCCCGCGGCGCCCGTCGGGAAGGACGGCAAGGACGCGAAGGACGCGCTGAAGTGGCCGTCGAGCCGTCCGCCGCGGTCGCACTTCTGGGCCGCCGTCTACGGCGCGACCTCCCTCGCGCTCGGCTTCCTGCCCGGCGTCGCCGCGCTGGCGGGCGTCGCCGTGCTCGGGTACGCGATCGCGGGCGCCCCGACGCTCCTGGCCGCGTTCACCCAGGCGCTGATCTTCGTCCCGGTCGCGACCGTGGTGTACTTCGCCGCGTACATGCTGCTCGTGCTCGCCGGCGTCCGGGCGCTGAGCATCGGCATGGTCGAGGGCTACCACCCGGTGCACGGCCGCGTGGCGTGGCAGGTCTGGGCCACCGAACGTCTGATGAGCATGGCCCGCGAGGGCCTGTTCCCGCTGTACGCCAGCCTGTTCACGCCGGTGTGGCTGCGGCTGCTCGGCGCGAAGGTCGGCCGCAACGTCGAGGCGTCCACCGTGCTCGCGCTGCCGAAGATGACCAAGGTCGACAGCGGCGCGTTCCTGGCCGACGACACCATGGTCGCCACCTACGAGCTCGGCCACGGCTGGCTGCACGTCGCCCCGGCCCGGATCGGCAAGCAGGCCTTCCTCGGCAACTCGGGGATGACCGCGCCCGGCCGTTCGGTGCCGAAGCGCGGCCTGGTCGGCGTCCTGTCCTCGACGCCGCTGAAGGCGAAGAAGGGCTCGTCGTACCTCGGGATGCCGCCGCTGCCGGTCCGCCGCGCGATCGGCGACGCCGACACGAGCCGCACCTACACCCCGGCGCTGCACCTCAAGGCGGCGCGGGCGCTGGTCGAGCTGTGCCGGATCATCCCGGTCATGTGCGCGGTCGCGCTGACCGTCACGGTCGCCTTCGGGCTGCTGGGGGCGGCGTCGGCGTTCGGCTTCGCGGTGGCCGCGCTGCTGGCCGGGCCCGTCCTGCTGGCCGCCGGGATCGTCGCGGCACTGACCGCGACCGTCATGAAGTGGCTGCTGGTCGGCAAGTTCCGCGAGGTCGACCACCCGCTGTGGAGCTCCTTCGTCTGGCGCAACGAGCTGGCCGACACCTTCGTCGAGGCCCTCGCGGTGCCGTGGCTGATCGGCTCGATCGCCGGTACCCCGCTGCTGCCGGCCTGGCTGCGCACGATGGGCGTCAAGATCGGCCGCGGCGTGTGGCTCGAGACGTACTGGCTGCCCGAAGCCGATCTCGTCGAGCTCGGCGACGGCGCGACGATCAACCGCGGCTGCGTCGTGCAGACGCACCTGTTCCACGACCGGATCATGAGCATGTCGCGGGTGGCGCTCGGCGAGGGCGCGACGCTCGGCCCGCACGGCATCGTGCTGCCGGGCGCCGGCATCGGCGCGCGCACCACGGTCGGCCCGGGTTCCCTGGTGACCCGCGGCGACGAGGTGCCGGCCGACACCCGCTGGCTCGGCAACCCGATCTCCGCGTGGACGGGTAAGTAG
- a CDS encoding class I SAM-dependent methyltransferase, whose product MRTIANTRQAEAWNGWEGAHWARNRARYNATVGAFNDGLFRAAAIAPDDRVLDVGCGTGHVTLLAARRAGRGTVVGVDLSAPMLERARADAAAQGLANVRFEQGDAQVHSFPDAGFDVAISQGGVMFFEDEVAAFANIRRGLRPGGRLVFMGPQAGGPESDYARATSALKPLLRAPSPASRGMGSLTDPARIREVLDAAGFTGAAVEPVTALMDYGRDAADAAEFILGQGPVRSNLAGLDPSVVEPARARLREGLEAYETPEGVRIPGAVWLVSAARP is encoded by the coding sequence ATGCGAACCATCGCCAACACCCGGCAAGCCGAAGCCTGGAACGGCTGGGAGGGTGCGCACTGGGCGCGCAACCGCGCCCGCTACAACGCGACTGTCGGCGCCTTCAACGACGGCCTCTTCCGCGCCGCCGCGATCGCCCCGGACGACCGGGTCCTCGACGTCGGCTGCGGGACCGGCCACGTCACGCTGCTGGCGGCACGGCGGGCCGGCCGGGGAACCGTCGTCGGAGTCGATCTCTCGGCCCCGATGCTGGAGCGCGCCCGCGCCGACGCGGCGGCCCAGGGCCTCGCCAACGTCCGGTTCGAGCAGGGGGACGCCCAGGTCCACTCCTTCCCGGACGCCGGCTTCGACGTCGCGATCAGCCAGGGCGGGGTGATGTTCTTCGAGGACGAGGTCGCCGCGTTCGCCAACATCCGGCGCGGGCTGCGGCCCGGCGGGCGGCTGGTGTTCATGGGTCCGCAGGCCGGCGGGCCCGAGAGCGACTACGCCCGCGCCACCAGCGCGCTCAAGCCCCTGCTGCGCGCACCGTCGCCCGCTTCGCGGGGCATGGGCTCCCTGACCGACCCGGCCCGCATCCGGGAAGTGCTCGACGCGGCCGGGTTCACCGGCGCAGCGGTCGAACCGGTCACCGCGCTCATGGACTACGGTCGCGACGCCGCCGACGCGGCCGAGTTCATCCTCGGGCAGGGACCGGTGCGCAGCAATCTGGCCGGACTCGACCCGAGCGTCGTCGAACCGGCGCGGGCCCGGCTGCGGGAAGGGCTCGAGGCGTACGAAACCCCCGAAGGCGTCCGCATCCCCGGCGCGGTCTGGCTGGTCAGCGCCGCCCGTCCCTGA
- a CDS encoding M1 family metallopeptidase, which produces MISKAPAPGADTSGDPYLPAHGNGGYRVRHYELNLDYKVAPNRLSASAAITAEATQALSRVSLDFGEFRINRVLVDGKPAKYLKRGAKLHVRPARSIAAGAAFLVEVHYVGNPRPVRSRWGDVGWDELTDGALVASQPVGAPSWFPCNDHPADKATYRVTVTTASPYLVAVTGNLVDRYTAASTTRWVYERPEPTATYLMSVQIGRYDELELTGRGWFPHTGVSSRRLSLGFGRASGRVESVLEAVPQRAAVPPRLRRLFERDFGRQGRMLEMLQRLFGPYPFGEYVIVVTDDELDDPIEAQGMAIFGANHVDGRRTHERLVVHELAHQWFGNSLTVADWSHIWLNEGFATYAEWLWSEESGGQSAQALARGWHTRIKAKPADVRIADPGVARMFDERVYKRGALTLHALRAEIGDPAFFALLKAWTGEHRHGLVTTEGFVAMAEAYAARSLDSFFTRWLETPALPALPGA; this is translated from the coding sequence GTGATTTCGAAGGCTCCGGCACCCGGCGCGGATACTTCCGGTGACCCCTACCTGCCCGCGCACGGCAACGGCGGCTACCGGGTCCGGCACTACGAGCTGAACCTCGACTACAAGGTCGCGCCGAACCGGCTCTCGGCCTCGGCGGCGATCACCGCGGAGGCGACGCAGGCGCTTTCCCGCGTCAGCCTGGACTTCGGCGAGTTCCGGATCAACCGCGTGCTGGTCGACGGCAAGCCCGCCAAGTACCTGAAGCGCGGCGCCAAGCTGCACGTCAGGCCGGCGCGGTCGATCGCGGCGGGTGCCGCGTTCCTCGTCGAGGTGCACTACGTCGGCAACCCGCGCCCGGTGCGGAGCCGCTGGGGCGACGTCGGCTGGGACGAGCTGACCGACGGCGCGCTCGTGGCGAGCCAGCCGGTCGGCGCGCCGTCGTGGTTCCCGTGCAACGACCACCCGGCGGACAAGGCGACCTACCGCGTGACCGTGACGACGGCGTCGCCGTACCTGGTCGCGGTCACCGGCAACCTGGTGGACCGCTACACCGCGGCGAGCACCACGAGGTGGGTGTACGAACGTCCCGAGCCGACCGCGACGTACCTGATGAGCGTGCAGATCGGCCGCTACGACGAGCTCGAGCTGACCGGCCGCGGCTGGTTCCCGCACACGGGGGTCAGCTCGCGGCGGCTGAGCCTCGGCTTCGGGCGCGCGAGCGGGCGCGTGGAGTCGGTCCTCGAAGCCGTGCCGCAGCGCGCGGCCGTCCCGCCTCGGCTGCGTCGCCTCTTCGAGCGCGACTTCGGGCGGCAGGGCCGGATGCTGGAGATGCTGCAGCGGCTGTTCGGCCCGTACCCGTTCGGCGAGTACGTCATCGTCGTCACCGACGACGAGCTCGACGACCCGATCGAGGCGCAGGGCATGGCGATCTTCGGCGCCAACCACGTCGACGGCCGCCGCACCCACGAGCGGCTCGTGGTGCACGAGCTGGCCCACCAGTGGTTCGGCAACAGCCTGACGGTGGCCGACTGGAGCCACATCTGGCTGAACGAAGGCTTCGCGACCTACGCCGAGTGGCTGTGGTCGGAGGAGTCGGGCGGGCAGTCGGCGCAGGCGCTGGCCCGCGGCTGGCACACGCGGATCAAGGCCAAGCCGGCGGACGTCCGGATCGCCGACCCGGGCGTGGCCCGCATGTTCGACGAGCGCGTCTACAAGCGGGGCGCGCTGACGCTGCACGCGCTGCGCGCGGAGATCGGCGATCCGGCGTTCTTCGCGTTGCTGAAGGCGTGGACGGGGGAACACCGGCACGGCCTGGTCACGACGGAGGGCTTCGTGGCCATGGCGGAAGCGTATGCGGCCCGGTCGCTGGACTCGTTCTTCACGCGCTGGCTGGAGACGCCGGCGCTCCCCGCCCTTCCGGGCGCCTGA
- a CDS encoding TetR/AcrR family transcriptional regulator: MAQRKEGPKRVRDAAQTRKRMLDAARELFVHNGYGATTLKEIADRAGVAVQTIYFTFGNKRVLLKELVDVAIAGDLEPVATLDRPWFQEVLAATTAESHLRLHVRGTRGILERVAPIVEMLRAATAADPALAGQWDDDADPRFAVHLEAARSLVVKPGARAGVTAEHAADLLFGVLSPELYQVFVRDRGWSPARWAGWAADTLVSQLCQKG; the protein is encoded by the coding sequence ATGGCACAGCGCAAGGAAGGGCCGAAGCGGGTCCGTGACGCCGCTCAGACGCGCAAGCGGATGCTGGACGCGGCACGCGAGCTGTTCGTGCACAACGGCTACGGCGCGACGACCCTCAAGGAGATCGCCGACCGGGCCGGCGTCGCCGTGCAGACGATCTACTTCACCTTCGGCAACAAGCGCGTGCTGCTCAAGGAGCTGGTCGACGTGGCGATCGCGGGTGACCTCGAACCGGTCGCGACGCTGGATCGGCCGTGGTTCCAGGAGGTCCTGGCGGCCACGACGGCCGAATCGCACCTGCGGCTGCACGTCCGCGGGACGCGCGGGATCCTCGAGCGCGTGGCCCCGATCGTCGAGATGCTGCGCGCGGCCACCGCCGCCGACCCGGCGCTCGCCGGGCAGTGGGACGACGACGCCGATCCACGGTTCGCCGTCCACCTCGAAGCCGCCCGGTCCCTGGTGGTCAAACCGGGGGCGCGGGCCGGGGTGACCGCCGAGCACGCCGCCGACCTGTTGTTCGGAGTGCTCAGCCCGGAGCTCTACCAGGTGTTCGTCCGCGACCGCGGCTGGTCGCCCGCGCGGTGGGCGGGCTGGGCCGCCGACACCCTGGTCTCCCAGCTCTGCCAGAAGGGCTGA
- the der gene encoding ribosome biogenesis GTPase Der, producing the protein MEELDSVGEVDGTWSDETEFARLDAQIEAAEAAEEAALAQPVLAVVGRPNVGKSTLVNRIIGRREAVVQDVPGVTRDRVAYDAYWGGRKFTLVDTGGWEPDATGLQASVAAQAELAMQTADAILLVIDASVGATATDEAASKVLRRSKKPVLLVANKVDDDRLLADTASLWSLGLGEPHPVSALHGRSSGDLLDAILKTLPEAPREGVAATSGPRRVALVGKPNVGKSSLLNKLSGEERSVVDSVAGTTVDPVDSLVELDGETWRFVDTAGLRKRVNFAAGAEYYASLRTKTAIDAAEVAIVLLDAAEPISEQDLRVLTMVVEAGRACVLAFNKWDLVDEDRRHAMVRELERGLVRVPWAEKVNVSALTGRSVRKIAPALRTALASWDKRVPTGQLNAWLSDLIAATPPPVRGGKQPKVLFATQAGIRPPTLVLFTTGFLEAGYRRFIERKFREKFGFEGSPVRVNVRVREKKAKPKVGGKAARPAKSR; encoded by the coding sequence ATGGAAGAGTTGGACAGCGTCGGCGAAGTCGACGGCACTTGGTCGGACGAGACCGAGTTCGCCAGGCTCGACGCGCAGATCGAGGCGGCGGAAGCGGCCGAGGAGGCCGCGCTCGCGCAACCGGTGCTCGCCGTGGTCGGCCGGCCGAACGTGGGCAAGTCCACGCTGGTCAACCGCATCATCGGCCGCCGCGAAGCCGTGGTGCAGGACGTGCCGGGCGTCACCCGCGACCGCGTCGCCTACGACGCCTACTGGGGCGGGCGCAAGTTCACCCTGGTCGACACCGGCGGCTGGGAGCCGGACGCGACCGGGCTGCAGGCCTCCGTCGCCGCCCAGGCCGAGCTGGCCATGCAGACCGCGGACGCGATCTTGCTGGTGATCGACGCTTCGGTCGGTGCCACCGCCACCGACGAAGCCGCCTCCAAGGTGCTGCGCCGCTCGAAGAAGCCGGTGCTGCTGGTGGCGAACAAGGTCGACGACGACCGGCTGCTCGCGGACACCGCGTCGCTGTGGTCGCTCGGCCTCGGCGAGCCGCACCCGGTCAGCGCGCTGCACGGCCGCAGCTCCGGCGACCTGCTCGACGCCATCCTCAAGACCCTGCCGGAGGCGCCGCGCGAGGGCGTCGCCGCGACGTCGGGCCCGCGGCGCGTCGCGCTGGTCGGCAAGCCGAACGTCGGCAAGTCGAGCCTGCTGAACAAGCTGTCGGGCGAGGAGCGCTCGGTCGTCGACTCGGTCGCCGGCACCACCGTCGACCCGGTCGACTCGCTGGTCGAGCTGGACGGCGAGACCTGGCGGTTCGTCGACACGGCGGGCCTGCGCAAGCGCGTCAACTTCGCCGCCGGCGCCGAGTACTACGCCTCGCTGCGCACCAAGACCGCGATCGACGCGGCCGAGGTCGCGATCGTGCTGCTGGACGCGGCCGAGCCGATCTCGGAGCAGGACCTGCGGGTGCTGACCATGGTCGTCGAGGCCGGCCGCGCCTGCGTGCTGGCGTTCAACAAGTGGGACCTGGTCGACGAGGACCGGCGGCACGCGATGGTCCGGGAGCTGGAGCGCGGCCTGGTCCGCGTGCCGTGGGCGGAGAAGGTCAACGTCTCGGCGCTGACCGGCCGCTCGGTGCGCAAGATCGCCCCGGCGCTGCGGACGGCGCTGGCGTCGTGGGACAAGCGGGTGCCGACCGGCCAGCTCAACGCCTGGCTGTCCGACCTGATCGCGGCCACCCCGCCGCCGGTCCGGGGCGGCAAGCAGCCGAAGGTGCTGTTCGCGACGCAGGCGGGCATCCGGCCGCCGACGCTGGTGCTGTTCACCACCGGCTTCCTCGAGGCGGGCTACCGCCGGTTCATCGAGCGCAAGTTCCGCGAGAAGTTCGGCTTCGAAGGCAGCCCCGTTCGGGTGAATGTGCGCGTCCGCGAAAAGAAGGCGAAACCGAAGGTCGGCGGAAAAGCGGCCAGGCCCGCCAAGTCCCGGTGA
- a CDS encoding lysophospholipid acyltransferase family protein, producing MSADGLPEGSVGWLHDAGRVFARYHLRSAFRIRVHGRERMPASGPVLVIANHSSMIEPQLIFGMLPRRSAFLVKAELFKGVVGKFLVAIGQIPLKRGEIDRKPLLTAVGVLKDGGVVGIFPEGTRGAGDVGAAERGAAWLVRASGAIVLPVATRGTLKPADGKRRWRPRVDILVGEPFSPKVGPGKTGLDQGTEELRGELAALVKTLDDWRSENGFATP from the coding sequence ATGAGCGCTGACGGACTGCCGGAAGGCTCCGTCGGCTGGCTCCACGACGCCGGGCGGGTCTTCGCCCGGTACCATCTGCGATCGGCGTTCCGCATCCGCGTGCACGGCCGCGAGCGGATGCCGGCCTCCGGGCCGGTGCTGGTGATCGCCAACCACAGTTCGATGATCGAGCCGCAGCTGATCTTCGGAATGCTGCCGCGGCGTTCGGCGTTCCTGGTCAAGGCCGAGCTGTTCAAGGGCGTGGTCGGGAAGTTCCTGGTGGCCATCGGGCAGATCCCGCTCAAGCGCGGCGAGATCGACCGGAAGCCGCTGCTGACGGCGGTCGGCGTGCTCAAGGACGGCGGGGTCGTCGGGATCTTCCCCGAGGGCACCCGCGGTGCCGGGGACGTCGGTGCGGCCGAACGCGGCGCGGCCTGGCTGGTCCGGGCGTCCGGCGCGATCGTGCTCCCGGTCGCGACGCGGGGGACGCTCAAGCCCGCGGACGGCAAGCGGCGCTGGCGCCCGCGCGTGGACATCCTCGTGGGGGAGCCGTTCTCGCCGAAGGTCGGACCCGGGAAGACCGGGCTCGACCAGGGCACCGAAGAGCTGCGCGGTGAGCTCGCGGCGCTCGTGAAGACTTTGGACGATTGGCGCAGCGAAAACGGATTCGCTACGCCATAA